In a single window of the Streptomyces sp. HUAS ZL42 genome:
- a CDS encoding LLM class flavin-dependent oxidoreductase, which translates to MPVTVVRFNLVEPGATPASLSARYKAALEMAAYADDRGISTVQTEEHHGVENNWLPSPFAFAGAVLGATRRLAVTVSAVIGPLHDPLRLAEDIAVLDLLSGGRLVTVAGIGYRPEEYAQFGVDWKSRGRLQDELLETVLRAWTGEEFEYRGRTVRVTPRPYSDPHPLLLVGGSSKAAARRAARLGLPFFPSAHLPELETYYKERLVEYGTEGWTMMPAAETPLLHVAEDPDRVWAEYGRHFLHEARTYASWQSGTVRSAVKSAATSVEELRAEGVYRILTPDECVAQGLDNLVLHPLAGGMPVDEGRRSLQLFCEDVLPRLGDLAV; encoded by the coding sequence ATGCCCGTCACCGTCGTACGTTTCAACCTGGTCGAACCCGGCGCCACGCCCGCCTCTCTCAGCGCCCGCTACAAGGCGGCCCTGGAGATGGCCGCGTACGCCGACGATCGCGGGATCTCCACCGTGCAGACCGAAGAGCACCACGGTGTGGAGAACAACTGGCTGCCCTCGCCGTTCGCCTTCGCGGGCGCGGTGCTCGGCGCGACCCGGCGGCTGGCGGTCACGGTCTCCGCGGTCATAGGCCCGCTGCACGACCCGCTGCGGCTGGCCGAGGACATCGCCGTACTGGATCTGCTGAGCGGCGGACGTCTCGTGACCGTGGCCGGGATCGGGTACCGGCCCGAGGAGTACGCCCAGTTCGGAGTCGACTGGAAGAGCCGCGGCCGTCTTCAGGACGAGCTGCTGGAGACGGTCCTCAGGGCCTGGACCGGCGAGGAGTTCGAGTACCGGGGCCGTACCGTACGGGTCACCCCGCGCCCGTACTCCGACCCGCACCCCCTGCTCCTGGTGGGCGGTTCCTCGAAGGCCGCCGCCCGCCGGGCCGCTCGTCTGGGTCTGCCCTTCTTCCCCAGCGCGCACCTTCCGGAGCTGGAGACGTATTACAAGGAGCGGCTCGTCGAGTACGGCACCGAGGGCTGGACGATGATGCCCGCCGCCGAGACCCCGCTGCTGCATGTCGCCGAGGATCCCGACCGGGTGTGGGCCGAGTACGGCCGCCACTTCCTGCACGAGGCGCGGACCTACGCCTCCTGGCAGTCCGGCACCGTCCGCTCGGCCGTGAAGTCGGCGGCGACCAGCGTGGAGGAACTGCGCGCCGAGGGCGTGTACCGAATCCTGACGCCGGACGAGTGCGTGGCACAGGGCCTCGACAACCTCGTCCTGCATCCGCTGGCCGGCGGGATGCCGGTGGACGAGGGCCGGCGCAGTCTGCAGCTGTTCTGCGAAGACGTACTGCCCCGGCTGGGTGACCTCGCGGTCTGA
- the smc gene encoding chromosome segregation protein SMC: MHLKALTLRGFKSFASATTLRFEPGITCVVGPNGSGKSNVVDALSWVMGEQGAKSLRGGKMEDVIFAGTTGRPPLGRAEVSLTIDNSDGALPIEYSEVTITRIMFRNGGSEYQINGDTCRLLDIQDLLSDSGIGREMHVIVGQGQLDSVLHADPMGRRAFIEEAAGVLKHRKRKEKALRKLDAMQANLARVQDLTDELRRQLKPLGRQAAVARRAAVIQADLRDARLRLLADDLVRLREALKSEIADEAALKERKEAAEQELKKALQREALLEDEVRQLTPRLQRAQQTWYELSQLAERVRGTISLADARVKSATSAPPEERRGRDPEDMEREAARIREQEAELEAALEAAERALDDTVAHRAELERELAVEERRLKDVARAIADRREGLARLNGQVNAARSRAASAQAEIDRLAAARDEAQERAVRAQEEYEALKAEVDGLDAGDVELGDRHQAARQQLAEAEAALSAAREAATAAERRRAATQARHEALALGLRRKDGTGALLGATDRLTGLLGPAAELLTVTPGHEVALAAAFGAAADAIAVATPSSAADAIRLLRKQDAGRASLLLSGAPDDVPQESRPDGPPYAADLVRGPAELMPAVRRLLRGIVVVGTLEDAEDLVYSRPDLTAVTAEGDLLGAHFAHGGSAGAPSLLEVQASVDEAARELEELAVRCEELTEAQHAAAERRKECAAQVEELGERRRAADREKSAVAQQLGRLAGQARGAAGEAERSVAAAARAQEALDKALEEVEELAERLAVAEEMPIEEEPDTSVRDRLAADGANARQTEMEARLQVRTHEERVKGLAGRADSLDRAARAEREARARAEQRRARLRHEAAVAEAVASGARQLLAHVEVSLGRAEEERAAAEAAKVLREQELTAARGAGRDLKAELDKLTDSVHRGEVLGAEKRMRIEQLESKALEELGVEPAGLVSEYGPHQLVPPSPPAEGEELPEDPEHPRNRPRPFVRAEQEKRLKAAERAYQQLGKVNPLALEEFAALEERHKFLSEQLEDLKKTRADLLQVVKEVDERVEQVFTEAYRDTAREFEGVFSRLFPGGEGRLILTDPDNMLTTGVDVEARPPGKKVKRLSLLSGGERSLTAVALLVSIFKARPSPFYVMDEVEAALDDTNLQRLIRIMQELQEASQLIVITHQKRTMEVADALYGVSMQGDGVSKVISQRLR, translated from the coding sequence GTGCACCTCAAGGCCCTGACCCTCCGCGGGTTCAAGTCGTTCGCCTCGGCGACCACGCTCCGGTTCGAGCCGGGCATCACGTGTGTCGTCGGCCCGAACGGTTCGGGCAAGTCCAATGTCGTGGACGCCCTGAGCTGGGTGATGGGTGAGCAGGGTGCCAAGTCGCTGCGCGGCGGCAAGATGGAGGACGTCATCTTCGCCGGCACCACGGGCCGCCCGCCGCTGGGCCGCGCCGAGGTGTCGCTGACCATCGACAACTCCGACGGTGCGCTGCCCATCGAGTACTCCGAGGTCACCATCACGCGGATCATGTTCCGCAACGGCGGCAGCGAGTACCAGATCAACGGCGACACCTGCCGCCTGCTGGACATCCAGGACCTCCTGTCCGACTCCGGCATCGGCCGTGAGATGCACGTCATCGTCGGTCAGGGCCAGCTCGACTCCGTCCTGCACGCCGATCCCATGGGCCGCCGCGCCTTCATCGAGGAGGCGGCCGGCGTCCTCAAGCACCGCAAGCGCAAGGAGAAGGCCCTCAGGAAGCTGGACGCGATGCAGGCCAATCTCGCGCGCGTGCAGGACCTGACGGACGAACTGCGCAGACAGCTCAAGCCCCTGGGCCGCCAGGCCGCGGTCGCCCGGCGGGCCGCCGTCATCCAGGCCGACCTGCGCGACGCCCGCCTCCGCCTCCTCGCCGACGACCTCGTACGGCTGCGCGAAGCCCTCAAGAGCGAGATCGCCGACGAGGCCGCCCTGAAGGAGCGCAAGGAAGCCGCCGAGCAGGAGCTGAAGAAGGCGCTCCAGCGCGAGGCGCTCCTCGAGGACGAGGTACGGCAGCTCACGCCGCGCCTGCAGCGCGCCCAGCAGACCTGGTACGAGCTCTCTCAGCTCGCCGAGCGGGTGCGCGGCACGATCTCGCTGGCCGACGCGCGCGTGAAGAGCGCGACCTCCGCGCCCCCCGAGGAGCGGCGGGGCCGCGACCCGGAGGACATGGAACGCGAGGCCGCCCGCATCCGTGAGCAGGAGGCCGAACTGGAGGCCGCCCTGGAGGCCGCCGAGCGGGCGCTCGACGACACTGTCGCCCACCGCGCCGAACTGGAGCGCGAGCTCGCCGTCGAGGAACGCCGCCTGAAGGACGTCGCCCGCGCCATCGCCGACCGCCGCGAGGGTCTGGCCCGGCTGAACGGGCAGGTCAACGCCGCCCGCTCACGCGCCGCCTCCGCCCAGGCCGAGATCGACCGCCTGGCCGCCGCGCGGGACGAGGCCCAGGAGCGGGCCGTCCGGGCGCAGGAGGAGTACGAGGCCCTCAAGGCCGAGGTCGACGGCCTCGACGCCGGTGACGTGGAACTGGGCGACCGGCACCAGGCGGCCAGGCAGCAGCTCGCCGAGGCGGAGGCCGCGCTGAGCGCTGCCCGCGAGGCGGCAACCGCGGCGGAACGCAGACGTGCCGCGACCCAGGCCCGCCACGAGGCCCTCGCCCTTGGCCTGCGCCGCAAGGACGGCACGGGCGCGCTGCTCGGCGCGACGGATCGTCTCACCGGTCTGCTGGGTCCGGCGGCCGAACTGCTCACGGTCACTCCGGGCCACGAGGTCGCGCTGGCCGCCGCCTTCGGCGCGGCGGCGGACGCCATCGCCGTGGCGACGCCGTCCTCGGCCGCCGACGCGATCCGTTTGCTGCGCAAGCAGGACGCGGGCCGCGCGTCCCTGCTGCTGAGCGGCGCCCCCGACGACGTCCCGCAGGAGTCACGGCCGGACGGGCCGCCGTACGCCGCCGACCTCGTCCGGGGCCCCGCCGAGCTCATGCCCGCCGTACGGCGCCTGCTGCGCGGGATCGTCGTCGTCGGCACCCTGGAGGACGCCGAGGACCTGGTGTACTCCCGCCCGGACCTCACCGCCGTCACGGCCGAGGGCGATCTGCTGGGCGCGCACTTCGCGCACGGCGGTTCCGCGGGGGCGCCCAGTCTGCTCGAGGTACAGGCGTCCGTGGACGAGGCCGCGCGCGAGCTGGAAGAGCTGGCCGTGCGGTGCGAGGAGCTGACCGAGGCACAGCACGCGGCGGCCGAGCGGCGCAAGGAGTGCGCCGCGCAAGTCGAGGAGCTGGGGGAGCGGCGCCGGGCCGCCGACCGGGAGAAGTCGGCGGTCGCCCAGCAGCTCGGGCGGCTCGCGGGCCAGGCGCGCGGCGCCGCCGGTGAGGCCGAGCGGTCCGTCGCCGCGGCCGCGAGGGCGCAGGAGGCGCTCGACAAGGCCCTGGAGGAGGTCGAGGAACTCGCCGAGCGGCTGGCCGTCGCCGAGGAGATGCCGATCGAGGAGGAGCCCGACACGTCGGTACGGGACCGTCTCGCCGCCGACGGGGCCAACGCCCGGCAGACCGAGATGGAGGCCCGCCTCCAGGTCCGTACGCACGAGGAGCGGGTCAAGGGGCTCGCCGGACGGGCCGACTCGCTGGACCGGGCCGCGCGTGCGGAGCGCGAGGCACGCGCGCGTGCCGAGCAGCGACGGGCGCGGCTGCGGCACGAGGCGGCCGTCGCGGAGGCCGTCGCCTCCGGTGCGCGGCAGCTGCTCGCCCATGTCGAGGTGTCGCTGGGCCGTGCGGAGGAGGAGCGGGCCGCCGCGGAGGCCGCCAAGGTCCTTCGCGAGCAGGAGCTGACCGCCGCCCGGGGCGCGGGGCGCGACCTCAAGGCCGAGCTCGACAAGCTGACCGACTCCGTCCACCGCGGTGAGGTGCTCGGCGCCGAGAAGCGGATGCGGATCGAGCAGCTGGAGTCGAAGGCGCTGGAAGAGCTGGGCGTGGAGCCTGCGGGGCTCGTCTCCGAGTACGGCCCGCACCAGCTCGTGCCCCCCTCCCCGCCCGCCGAGGGCGAGGAGCTGCCGGAGGACCCCGAGCACCCGCGCAACCGGCCCAGGCCGTTCGTGCGCGCCGAACAGGAGAAGCGGCTCAAGGCCGCCGAGCGGGCCTACCAGCAGCTCGGCAAGGTCAACCCCCTCGCGCTGGAGGAGTTCGCGGCGCTGGAGGAACGGCACAAGTTCCTCAGTGAGCAGCTGGAAGACCTGAAGAAGACCCGCGCCGACCTGCTCCAGGTGGTCAAGGAGGTCGACGAGCGGGTCGAGCAGGTCTTCACCGAGGCCTACCGGGACACGGCCCGCGAGTTCGAGGGCGTGTTCAGCCGGCTGTTCCCGGGCGGGGAGGGCCGCCTGATCCTCACCGATCCCGACAACATGCTCACCACGGGGGTCGACGTCGAGGCGCGTCCGCCGGGCAAGAAGGTCAAGCGGCTGTCGCTGCTCTCCGGCGGCGAGCGCTCCCTGACCGCGGTCGCCCTGCTCGTGTCGATCTTCAAGGCCCGGCCGAGCCCGTTCTACGTCATGGACGAGGTCGAGGCGGCCCTCGACGACACCAACCTGCAGCGGTTGATCCGCATCATGCAGGAGCTGCAGGAGGCCTCGCAGCTGATCGTGATCACGCACCAGAAGCGAACGATGGAGGTCGCCGACGCGCTGTACGGCGTCTCCATGCAGGGCGACGGTGTGTCGAAGGTCATCAGCCAGCGCCTTCGCTGA
- a CDS encoding acylphosphatase — MSEDVRLVAWVRGRVQGVGFRWFTRAKALEIGSLSGFALNLADGRVQVVAEGSREDCQGLLDWLQGDDTPGHVDGVTEIWDTPRGGYDGFAIR, encoded by the coding sequence ATGAGCGAGGATGTGCGACTGGTCGCCTGGGTGCGTGGGCGCGTCCAAGGTGTGGGTTTCCGCTGGTTCACGCGGGCCAAGGCCCTCGAGATCGGGAGCCTGAGTGGTTTTGCTCTCAATTTGGCGGACGGACGCGTCCAGGTGGTCGCGGAGGGCTCACGCGAGGACTGCCAGGGCCTCCTCGACTGGCTCCAGGGCGACGACACGCCCGGGCATGTGGACGGTGTCACCGAGATCTGGGACACACCTCGCGGGGGGTACGACGGCTTCGCCATCCGCTGA
- a CDS encoding CAP domain-containing protein, which translates to MGRHRRSAAGRAATGRATGVIQTDGSYTGSRDPQDSYAGDHSTMGIAPYLNPEAYADSYSRSQEYLFATDDEYARDTGSYARDTDAYTWDTGAYTWDTDASARNTDTAVFASEGFTPSGGRGRSGSSHRRRKKKAATPVRTGLLGVSAAVALGTVAVATGAVPGLENYKIGGGSGPGDSVQAGDAPTNSESQQGGTSGAAESRDSTSTSRDAERSTTPSPSPSTSSAAPTQTPSKKPTPTASKEPETTPSKAATKAPEKSGAVTVSEEAAAAAQVLKLVNEERAKVGCSAVAANSSLAELAQAFSEDMAERGFFDHTDPDGASPWDRAAKAGITDLGGENIARGQADAAAVMEAWMNSPGHRANILNCDFKTLGVGVHFGSGGPWWTQDFGY; encoded by the coding sequence ATGGGACGCCACCGACGCTCCGCCGCCGGCCGCGCCGCCACGGGCCGCGCCACGGGGGTCATACAGACGGACGGCTCGTATACGGGGAGCCGCGACCCGCAGGACTCGTACGCGGGTGACCACTCCACGATGGGCATAGCGCCCTACCTGAACCCCGAGGCGTACGCCGACTCCTACTCGAGGAGCCAGGAGTACCTCTTCGCGACGGACGACGAGTACGCCCGGGACACCGGCTCCTACGCCCGGGACACGGACGCCTACACGTGGGACACCGGCGCCTACACCTGGGACACCGACGCCTCCGCCCGAAACACGGACACCGCGGTCTTCGCGTCCGAGGGCTTCACGCCCTCCGGCGGGCGTGGCCGGAGCGGGAGCTCGCACCGCCGCCGCAAGAAGAAGGCCGCCACGCCGGTCCGTACGGGCCTGCTGGGCGTCTCCGCCGCTGTCGCCCTCGGCACGGTCGCGGTCGCCACGGGCGCGGTGCCCGGCCTCGAGAACTACAAGATCGGCGGCGGCAGCGGCCCGGGCGACAGCGTGCAGGCGGGGGACGCGCCGACGAACTCCGAGTCTCAGCAGGGCGGCACGTCCGGCGCCGCCGAGAGCCGCGACTCCACATCGACCAGCCGCGATGCCGAGCGGTCCACCACACCGTCGCCCTCCCCCTCGACCTCCTCCGCGGCGCCCACGCAGACACCGTCGAAGAAGCCGACGCCCACTGCCTCCAAGGAACCGGAGACGACGCCGTCCAAGGCCGCCACGAAGGCGCCGGAGAAGTCCGGCGCCGTGACGGTCTCGGAGGAGGCCGCCGCGGCTGCGCAGGTGCTGAAGCTCGTCAACGAGGAGCGGGCGAAGGTCGGCTGCAGCGCGGTCGCCGCGAACAGCTCGCTGGCCGAGCTGGCCCAGGCCTTCAGCGAGGACATGGCCGAGCGGGGCTTCTTCGACCACACCGACCCGGACGGGGCGAGCCCGTGGGACCGGGCCGCGAAGGCCGGCATCACCGACCTCGGCGGCGAGAACATCGCCCGCGGGCAGGCCGACGCGGCGGCGGTCATGGAGGCGTGGATGAACAGCCCGGGGCACCGGGCGAACATACTGAACTGCGACTTCAAGACGCTGGGCGTCGGTGTGCACTTCGGGTCCGGCGGTCCCTGGTGGACGCAGGACTTCGGCTACTAG
- a CDS encoding flavodoxin family protein, whose translation MTTPVVSIAYHSGHGHTAVLAEAVRAGAADAGAEVHLIKVDEITEEQWAALDASDAIVFGSPTYMGTATGAFHVFAEASSKRWFGQAWKDKLAAGFTNSGSKSGDKLHTLQFFQILAAQHGMNWVNLGLHPGWNNSEGSEHDLNRLGVFAGAAAQTNVDEGPEAVHKADVATAEHLGRRVAETARVFVQGRAAAA comes from the coding sequence GTGACCACCCCTGTTGTCTCCATCGCCTACCACTCCGGCCACGGCCACACCGCCGTCCTCGCCGAGGCCGTCCGCGCCGGAGCCGCCGATGCCGGTGCCGAGGTGCACCTGATCAAGGTCGACGAGATCACCGAGGAGCAGTGGGCGGCCCTCGATGCGTCGGACGCGATCGTGTTCGGCTCTCCGACCTACATGGGCACCGCGACCGGCGCCTTCCATGTCTTCGCCGAGGCGTCCTCGAAGCGCTGGTTCGGGCAGGCATGGAAGGACAAGCTGGCCGCCGGCTTCACCAACTCGGGCTCCAAGAGCGGCGACAAGCTGCACACCCTGCAGTTCTTTCAGATCCTCGCCGCGCAGCACGGCATGAACTGGGTCAACCTCGGCCTGCATCCGGGCTGGAACAACAGCGAGGGTTCCGAGCACGACCTCAACCGCCTCGGCGTCTTCGCGGGCGCGGCCGCCCAGACCAACGTCGACGAGGGTCCCGAGGCCGTCCACAAGGCCGACGTGGCGACGGCGGAGCACCTGGGGCGCCGCGTGGCGGAGACGGCGCGGGTGTTCGTGCAGGGACGCGCGGCGGCTGCGTAA
- a CDS encoding winged helix-turn-helix transcriptional regulator produces the protein MDNTQELSEEQELPFNVFAKACPSRGTLEHVTGRWGALTLGALHEGSLRFNELRRRVDGVSEKMLSQTLHALERDGLVHREAQPTNPPRVDYELTPLGRQVAERLLTLIHFLEGSMGDVLEARERYDETRGVR, from the coding sequence ATGGACAACACGCAGGAGCTCTCGGAGGAGCAGGAACTCCCGTTCAACGTGTTCGCCAAGGCCTGCCCCTCGCGCGGCACGCTGGAGCACGTCACGGGACGCTGGGGCGCACTCACGCTCGGCGCGCTCCACGAGGGCTCCCTGCGCTTCAACGAGCTGCGCCGACGCGTCGACGGCGTGAGCGAGAAGATGCTGTCCCAGACCCTGCACGCGCTGGAGCGCGACGGTCTTGTGCACCGCGAGGCCCAGCCGACCAATCCGCCCCGCGTGGACTACGAGCTGACGCCGCTGGGACGCCAGGTGGCGGAACGGCTGCTGACCCTCATCCACTTCCTCGAGGGCAGCATGGGCGACGTGCTGGAGGCACGTGAGCGCTACGACGAGACACGCGGCGTGCGCTGA
- the mutM gene encoding bifunctional DNA-formamidopyrimidine glycosylase/DNA-(apurinic or apyrimidinic site) lyase, whose product MPELPEVEVVRRGLARWVAHRTVADAEVLHPRAVRRHIAGADDFAYRLKGHRIGTPSRRGKYLWLPLEDTGQSILAHLGMSGQLLVQPHEAPDEKHLRIRVRFADSLNTELRFVDQRTFGGLSLHDNTPDGLPDVIAHIARDPLDPLFDDEAFHLALRRRRTTIKRALLDQSLISGVGNIYADEALWRARLHYDRPTATFTRPRTAELLGHIRDVMNAALAVGGTSFDSLYVNVNGESGYFDRSLDAYGREGLPCKRCGTPMRRRPWMNRSSYFCPRCQRTPRVSS is encoded by the coding sequence ATGCCCGAGTTGCCCGAGGTCGAGGTCGTACGGCGCGGCCTGGCGCGGTGGGTCGCCCACCGGACCGTCGCCGACGCCGAGGTGCTGCACCCGCGGGCCGTACGGCGTCACATCGCCGGTGCGGACGATTTCGCATACCGCCTCAAGGGCCACCGCATCGGCACCCCCAGCCGCCGCGGCAAGTACCTCTGGCTGCCGTTGGAGGACACCGGCCAGTCGATCCTGGCCCACCTCGGCATGAGCGGACAGCTCCTGGTCCAGCCGCACGAGGCGCCGGACGAGAAGCACCTGCGCATCCGCGTCCGGTTCGCCGACAGCCTGAACACCGAACTGCGCTTCGTCGACCAACGCACGTTCGGCGGCCTGTCGTTGCACGACAACACCCCCGACGGCCTGCCCGACGTCATCGCGCACATCGCCCGCGACCCCCTCGACCCGCTGTTCGACGACGAGGCCTTCCATCTCGCCCTGCGCCGCAGGCGCACCACCATCAAACGGGCCCTGCTCGACCAGTCGTTGATCAGCGGCGTCGGCAACATCTACGCGGACGAGGCCCTCTGGCGTGCCCGCCTCCACTACGACCGCCCCACCGCGACCTTCACACGCCCGCGCACGGCCGAACTCCTGGGCCACATACGGGACGTGATGAACGCCGCGCTCGCCGTCGGCGGCACGAGCTTCGACAGCCTGTACGTCAATGTCAACGGCGAGTCGGGCTACTTCGACCGGAGCCTCGACGCGTACGGCCGCGAGGGACTGCCGTGCAAGAGGTGCGGCACACCGATGCGCCGGCGCCCGTGGATGAACCGTTCCAGCTACTTCTGCCCGCGCTGTCAGCGCACGCCGCGTGTCTCGTCGTAG